The DNA window ATTGCGGACTGGCGACCTGCACCTCCCACATGCGCTTGCCGCCGATCAATCCGGCGATCTCGGCCGGACCCGGATGGGTGTAGCGCAGGAAGGTATGCAACTCGGCCTCGGCCGCGTGCACGGTCTTGCGGTTATCGGTGATGCTGCGCAGATAGTCCTTGCGCTCCTCGTTGAGACTCGCGGCGCCCCCGCTCGCATTGCCACCGAGCGCACCGCCCATCATGCCGCCCATCGAGACCAGCATCATGATCGGGAACATCATCATCATCGGGTTCATCTGCCCGCCGCCGCGGAACATCATCACCATCATGCCGCCCATGGCCGAGACCATGATGACCGGCATGATCATCTTGAGCCGGGACGGCGGCACCGGTTTGGGCAGTTCGGTCGGCGGCTGCAGGCGCAACTCGGTCACGGCGGGCGCCTTCGGTCCGCGCACCATCCGAGCGGGTCGCACGAATCGGCGGGTGGCCGTCACGAGGTTCCACCAGGAAGTCCGGCGACGGCCTTATCCGTCGGGATGCCATCGTGCTGGAGCTTGGCGTCCGACTGGGACAACGTGGGGCCGACGGCGAACAGCGATACGACGCTCCACGGCGCGGGGACTGGATTGCGCAAACCCAACGCACCGAGCGTCTGTGCCGCGTCGCCTTTGTCGTTGGTGTCGATGCCGTACCGGACGCCGCTGTCGGAGATCCAGAACATCGACTCCCGCCGTGGCGAGCCCGGATCCTCGCCGGTCACCTGGACGAATCGGCCGGTGGTCCGCGGCATATACGCGGCGTCGGCGGTGGTCCCGCGCGATCCGGTCGCGGTGACCAGGAAGACAGTTCTGCCCTGCTCCTCCACTGTCAACGGCAGCTGCCGTCCCACCAGCAGTTCGATGGCGGCATTCGGATCGGTGCCAGAACGCGACCAGTGATAGCAGGTCACACCGAGTTTTTGCGGATCCACCACGTGGACCGGACGGCTCGGATAGGCCGCCGTGCCCGGCCACGCGCCCGGTCGCAGATTCGCCGCGACCACATCGGGTCCGACCGTCCTCGTCCCGACCGTGCCGTGCGAATCGGCGTTGCGGATCATTGCGGCCAGTACCGAATTGATCTGCACGACACCGGATTGCGACACCAGATAGTAGGAGGCGCCACGGTCGGGCGTGGATACCGTCAGCACCGAACCGACCGGAACGCTCAGGCCCGAGGACAATGTCTCGGTTTCACCCGAGCCCGGTACCGCGGGCACCCGCAGCGGCGGCGCCTCGGGGATGGCGGAGATGAAGCCCTTCGAGGCGGAGACGACCGTCGAGGTCGGATCGATACCCAGCGCCAAGATCACTGCCGAATCGCGCAGATCTATTGCCGCGCGGACGATCCCCTGCTGGGGGTCGGAGTACACCAACCAGGTGGTGGTGTCATCGCGCAGCAACCGGGCCTCGTCTGGACCGAGCCTGCGGATCGCATCACCGTCGACGGTGAGCGGACCGCCGATCGCGGTGGTCTGCACCGGCGACAACGCGACCGTCGGCAATCCGGTCGTCGGATTGACCGGGGCGGCCGCGCCGATCTTCGCGGTATCGCACACCGTCCATGACGAATTCCGGTCGGTGGTGTCGGCGATCGTCCCTGGCGCACCCGGAATACCGACCCAGGGTCCGCGCGGGTACTTGGCCAGTTCGTCGCGGGAAACCGGCACCGGGTTGTCCGCCGAACCGATGATGAGCCGCGCCGAGGTGAGATTCAGCGCCGGATGCAGTCGACCGCCGACGCGCACGAAGAGCGCGCCGGTGTCCTTCTCCGAGACGATCTTCGAATCCCCCACCTTCTTGGCGGGCTTGAAGAATGCCAGCACCGCCGAACCGGCGATCAGCACACAGGCGAGCGCGATACCGATCGTCAGCGCCGTCGACCGGCCGCGCTGCGGATCATCGATCATCGACGCGTCCCGGCGGACCAGCGCGTGCTCGATGCGGCGCAGCAGAAAACGCCACCCCGATATCTGGTGCTTGGTCACCACCCGGAAGCGTGCCACCAGGTCAGCCCGTCGCGGCCGGCGCCAGGCCCGTCAACGCCGCGGCGATATCGAAGGCGTCGATGGTCATCAACTCTTCGTTGGTCATCGAAAGGATGTCCGCGTTATCCCTGGTGAAGCGATAGTCCCGCTCAGCCTCGGCAGCTTCGACCACGTTGCGCACGAACCGACCGTTGCCCGCGAGATCGATCAGCCGCCTACCGTTCCTGGTCTGTTCGGCGAGCGTTTCGCAGCGGTCGCGCAGGACTTCCTTGGCCCGTTCGGACAGGATCGAATCCTTCTTGCGCGCAATGTAATCGGCGATGCGCACCAATTCGTCCGCGTCGTAGCTGGAGAAGCGGATCCGTTTGGTGAAGCGGGAGGCCAGACCGTCGTTGGAGGCAAGGAACCGGTCGATCTGGTCCTCGTATCCGGCGATGATCACGACCAGTTTGTCGCGGTCGTTCTCCATCCGGGCCAGCAGCGTGTCGACGGCTTCCTTGCCGAATGCGTCACCGCCGGACAGGCCCTCCTGGACCAGGGTGTACGCCTCGTCGATGAACAGCACACCACCCAGCGCGGAGTCGATCAACGCGTTCGTCTTCGGCGCGGTATGGCCGAGATGGGTGCCGACCATATCGTTGCGGGAAACCTCGATCACTTCGGCGTTCTCGACCACGCCCAGACCCGCGAAGATCTTGGCGATCACCCGGGCGATGGTGGTCTTGCCGGTGCCGGGCGGGCCGGAGAAGATCAAATGCTGAGAGCGCGAATCGACGGCGAGCCCGCGCTTGGCCCGCACCTGATCCATCAGCACACCCGACTTGAGCCGGTCGACCTGCTCCTTGACCGAGTCCATGCCGATCTGCGTGCGCAGCAAGTCGGACGCCTCGGCCAGCAACGACTCCCGTTGCATCTTCGCGGCCGATGCCGCGACCTCGGCCGGGTCGTCACCGGACTTCGGATCCCACTGGTTGCTGCGCGAGGCGATCACCTCGGCGGTGGTGATCTCGAGTCGAAATACCTTGTCCCGCACCGCACGTTGCCACTCCGGGCGATCCGGCCACAGCGCGGAGCCCTGCAGCCCCTTGAGGATCTTGTCGGCGGCATCGTGATCACCGTCGTGGCGCAGCAGCATGCCGAGCAGGTAGTGCGCATCCGCCCAGATGTAGGACAGATTGCCGGATTGGCTGTCCTCGACGATGCGTTGCGCGCGCGGCATGGCCTCACCCAACCGGCCGAGGTGCGCGAGCGACTGCGCGGTCATCAGTTCGGCCGCGATATCCAGCAGGCCGTCCTCGAGCGAGGGCTTGGCATTGCGCGCGGTGAGCACATCGAGCCACTGCTTGGTCCGGAAGAACAACGACATACGCACGAAGTCGGCGACGTCATCGCGCGCCACCTCGTTGAGAATGGCCAAAGCTTCTTGCCATTCGCCACCATCGGCATAGGCGCAGGCCTGAGCGATGGCGATCTGATCGCGATCCGCCATGGCCACGCGCAGCCCGTAGATCCCGATCTCGACCTGGCACCACAGTGCCCGATCGACCAGTCCGGCACGCTGCTGATCTCGATAGAGATTGTGCACCGAACGATAAGCGCCGTAGATCACCTCGGCGTTGACCTCACCCGCCATGGCCCGCCCCAGCCAGGCATCGCACATGTCGGGGTCCAGATCAGTGGCGGCACGGAAG is part of the Nocardia sp. NBC_00565 genome and encodes:
- the eccB gene encoding type VII secretion protein EccB, which gives rise to MTKHQISGWRFLLRRIEHALVRRDASMIDDPQRGRSTALTIGIALACVLIAGSAVLAFFKPAKKVGDSKIVSEKDTGALFVRVGGRLHPALNLTSARLIIGSADNPVPVSRDELAKYPRGPWVGIPGAPGTIADTTDRNSSWTVCDTAKIGAAAPVNPTTGLPTVALSPVQTTAIGGPLTVDGDAIRRLGPDEARLLRDDTTTWLVYSDPQQGIVRAAIDLRDSAVILALGIDPTSTVVSASKGFISAIPEAPPLRVPAVPGSGETETLSSGLSVPVGSVLTVSTPDRGASYYLVSQSGVVQINSVLAAMIRNADSHGTVGTRTVGPDVVAANLRPGAWPGTAAYPSRPVHVVDPQKLGVTCYHWSRSGTDPNAAIELLVGRQLPLTVEEQGRTVFLVTATGSRGTTADAAYMPRTTGRFVQVTGEDPGSPRRESMFWISDSGVRYGIDTNDKGDAAQTLGALGLRNPVPAPWSVVSLFAVGPTLSQSDAKLQHDGIPTDKAVAGLPGGTS
- the eccA gene encoding type VII secretion AAA-ATPase EccA; this encodes MSAAEDAFYTGVQSLALVAGGVRNEQQAAAAFRAATDLDPDMCDAWLGRAMAGEVNAEVIYGAYRSVHNLYRDQQRAGLVDRALWCQVEIGIYGLRVAMADRDQIAIAQACAYADGGEWQEALAILNEVARDDVADFVRMSLFFRTKQWLDVLTARNAKPSLEDGLLDIAAELMTAQSLAHLGRLGEAMPRAQRIVEDSQSGNLSYIWADAHYLLGMLLRHDGDHDAADKILKGLQGSALWPDRPEWQRAVRDKVFRLEITTAEVIASRSNQWDPKSGDDPAEVAASAAKMQRESLLAEASDLLRTQIGMDSVKEQVDRLKSGVLMDQVRAKRGLAVDSRSQHLIFSGPPGTGKTTIARVIAKIFAGLGVVENAEVIEVSRNDMVGTHLGHTAPKTNALIDSALGGVLFIDEAYTLVQEGLSGGDAFGKEAVDTLLARMENDRDKLVVIIAGYEDQIDRFLASNDGLASRFTKRIRFSSYDADELVRIADYIARKKDSILSERAKEVLRDRCETLAEQTRNGRRLIDLAGNGRFVRNVVEAAEAERDYRFTRDNADILSMTNEELMTIDAFDIAAALTGLAPAATG